Proteins encoded together in one Camelina sativa cultivar DH55 chromosome 9, Cs, whole genome shotgun sequence window:
- the LOC104715940 gene encoding B3 domain-containing protein REM14, whose translation MSFVRANGLDRRCGEIILMNEKGRSWSVSLKRRSCGTTYIRGGGWRSFCQANGLRAGDFSSFKLIQRGGTLGLRISPGEIEEEDCLSEGNVVKSRSIWKASSSESQNRFVTVTLTPYNIRESKLTLPIPFTKVNGLQKAKKMSFLDKHGVKWSTKMCFEVERNRMGLAGGWKEFCNANGVKIGESIILELVWGADRSSVLKFCSKVKQETN comes from the exons ATGAGTTTTGTGAGAGCAAATGGTCTAGACAGAAGATGTGGAGAGATAATTCTGATGAACGAAAAGGGCAGATCATGGAGTGTAAGTTTGAAACGAAGATCATGCGGAACTACTTACATCAGAGGAGGAGGATGGAGAAGTTTTTGTCAAGCTAATGGACTTAGAGCTGGAGATTTCTCAAGTTTCAAACTGATCCAAAGAGGTGGAACTCTTGGTTTACGGATATCCCCTggagagatagaagaagaagattgcttATCAGAAGGAAATGTAGTGAAGAGTAGATCGATAtggaaagcttcttcttcagaatctCAAAACCGTTTTGTGACAGTAACCCTTACGCCTTACAACATCAGAGAATCTAAACTG ACGCTTCCAATACCTTTCACAAAGGTGAATGGATTACAAAAGGCAAAGAAGATGAGTTTCTTGGATAAACACGGCGTGAAGTGGTCTACCAAAATGTGTTTTGAGGTGGAACGTAACAGAATGGGATTGGCAGGAGGTTGGAAAGAGTTTTGCAATGCTAACGGTGTGAAGATAGGAGAATCAATCATCCTGGAGCTGGTTTGGGGAGCAGACAGAAGCTCTGTTCTTAAGTTTTGTTCCAAGGTGAAACAAGAGACCAACTGA